The Globicephala melas chromosome 20, mGloMel1.2, whole genome shotgun sequence genome contains a region encoding:
- the DGKE gene encoding diacylglycerol kinase epsilon, giving the protein MEGEKRPAPYEGLFADGHLVLWTLCSVLLPVFITFWCSLQRSRRQLHRRDIFRKSKHGWRDTDLFSHPTYCCVCAQHILQGAFCDCCGLRVDEGCLKKADKRFHCKEIMLKNDSKALDAMHHHWIRGNVPLCSYCVVCKQQCGSQPKLCDYRCIWCQKTVHDECMKNSLKNEQCDFGEFKNLIIPPSYLTSINQMRKDKKTDNAMLASKLGKQWTPLIILANSRSGTNMGEGLLGEFRILLNPVQVFDVTKTPPVKALQLCTLLPYYSARVLVCGGDGTVGWVLDAVDEMKIKGQEKYIPQVAVLPLGTGNDLSNTLGWGTGYAGEIPVAQVLRNVMEADGVKLDRWKVQVTNKGYYNLRKLKEFTMNNYFSVGPDALMALNFHAHREKAPSLFSSRILNKAVYLFYGTKDCLVQECKDLNKKVEVSPAVGPPHGASSLVF; this is encoded by the exons ATGGAAGGGGAGAAGCGGCCGGCGCCTTACGAGGGCCTCTTTGCGGACGGGCACCTGGTCCTGTGGACGCTGTGCTCGGTGCTGCTGCCCGTGTTCATCACCTTCTGGTGCAGCCTCCAGCGGTCGCGCCGGCAGCTGCACCGCAGGGACATCTTCCGCAAGAGCAAGCATGGGTGGCGCGACACGGACCTGTTCAGCCATCCCACCTACTGCTGCGTGTGCGCGCAGCACATCCTGCAGGGCGCCTTCTGCGACTGCTGCGGGCTGCGCGTGGACGAGGGCTGCCTCAAGAAGGCCGACAAGCGCTTTCACTGCAAGGAGATCATGCTCAAGAATGACAGCAAGGCCCTGGACGCCATGCACCACCACTGGATCCGGGGCAACGTGCCCCTGTGCAGTTACTGTGTGGTTTGCAAGCAGCAATGCGGCAGTCAACCCAAGCTCTGCGATTACAG GTGCATTTGGTGTCAGAAAACAGTACATGATGAGTGTATGAAAAATAGCTTAAAGAATGAACAGTGTGATTTTGGAGAATTCAAAAACCTCATCATTCCaccaagttatttaacctccatTAATCAGATGCGTAAAGACAAAAAAACAGATAATGCAATG ctAGCATCTAAGCTTGGAAAGCAGTGGACTCCATTAATAATCCTGGCCAACTCTCGTAGTGGAACTAATATGGGAGAAGGACTGCTGGGAGAATTCAGGATCCTCCTCAATCCCGTACAG GTTTTTGATGTTACTAAAACTCCCCCTGTCAAAGCCCTGCAACTTTGTACCCTTCTTCCCTATTACTCAGCTCGAGTCCTTGTTTGTGGAGGGGATGGGACTGTGGGCTGGGTCCTGGATGCAGTTGATGAAATGAAGATTAAG GGACAAGAGAAATACATTCCACAAGTTGCAGTCTTGCCTCTGGGAACAGGCAACGATCTGTCTAATACCTTGGGTTGGGGTACAGGCTATGCGGGAGAAATCCCAGTTGCACAAGTCTTAAGAAACGTGATGGAAGCAGATGGAGTTAAACTAGATAG ATGGAAAGTTCAAGTAACAAATAAAGGATACTACAACTTAAGAAAACTCAAG GAATTCACAATGAACAACTATTTTTCTGTTGGACCTGATGCTCTTATGGCCCTCAATTTTCACGCTCATCGTGAGAAGGCACCATCTCTGTTTTCTAGCAGAATTCTTAATAAG gctgtttacttattttatggAACCAAAGATTGTTTAGTGCAAGAATGTAAAGATttgaataaaaaagttgaggtaa GTCCTGCCGTGGGGCCGCCCCACGGGGCCTCCAGCCTGGTGTTTTAG